ATATTATTCCTCCTGGTCGTGCAAACATCAGTTCGCTCTGAAGCGTGGGGCTTCCAATAAGGTCATGATCGGCTGCACTGCAAATTTGCGTAGTCGACCCAACTGCTCCAGTGGCATTTATTATAATGATGATGCTTGTGGGCCATGTATACTTTCTCAGAGCTCGCGTCTACGGGTGGGCTATTCGTCATATTCGTCCATCCTTGACGGGCACCGGCTGAAACCCCGGATCTCCTTTGTCTGAACGCTCTTATATTAACGGCATCCATCCTTGGTTCTTAGAAGAGTTTCCAGGGTATGGCATTGTTACCCTTCTCTACTCGCTCGGATACTGTCACGTGTGGCGACGTGGTCCACGGGCTGCGTGAGTTCCCCAGGTTCGTATGTACATGCACGAAGTAGGTTCCTACTAACCCTTGACCTTCATCTGGCGACGCTTGCTTGCCAGCCCACTAAGCGGCCTCTGAACAATACCCAAGCGATCCGTACCCGACTATACCAGGATAAATTGAACAAATTATATCTAGATCGCCGTCCAGTCTCTACCGTTGAACCCCGATGCATTACTCCAAAACAGCGACAGCCTGCACCATCAACCATCGGCCGCAACTTCCTGCCGCCGCCTCCCGCCTCGCAGGACCAGATGACGAGTTCTCACTCTCCGGTCTGGCGAACCGCTGTCACAACAGTAAGCCTATCAGCGCTATTCCACAACTAGAAATAGATATAGGCAAGCTGCAAGTGCCCGCGAGCATATGCGGGGCGCCCAAGCGAAAACACATTGTTACACGTCCTCGACTAGCGAACAGTCGTCAACACTCACCAATAATAATTCTGCGAGCAACGCATCGATACGAGGGTGGTGAGAAATTGGGCGGCATGCAGTAGAGCAATCGTTTGGTGTCTCACGTACAGCCAGCCACTGTCGGCAGGATGCGGGGCAGACGCCCCTGGATATAAGTAGACACCGTGTAATAGGACCCAGACCGGCCTTGAGCAGAAAATGgtaaataaaagaaaagaaaaagaaaaagggaaaggaaaaagtaaTCATCCCCAGTCAATACTGCATCTAGACTACCGAAGACTCAAGACTAGTCTCTGGTCGTATGGCTAGGCGCGGTGCAACTAGAGACGGTCGACAGCCATGTAGTTCGGGGTTTTGAAACCTTTTACCGAGCGCCGTAGTTGGTCAATTCAAGACCAGATGGGCGGTGCATACTTGAGCAGGGGTTAGGGTCTGGAAACATATAGTCACGTGTATTACTGAGGTGCATCTTATCTTTTGATACCTCAAATCTCAAATTTAGAAAAATCAGAAATCACTCTCCATTGTAGATGTGCCGAAGCAGAGGAGCCTGTACGGAGTTACCCACAGAGGTCATACTCTGAATAGATACCTAGGTACATCGCTACAGGTGccaagaaaaaaataaataaatagaCAAAAAAACAAACGCAAAGTAAAAATGAAAAttaaataaaataaaagtGAAAATAGACCAAGATTGAATTTCCCGAGCGTAATCCCTTGCAGAAGTTCACCTCAATCCTATACACGATGGAAAGATCATGTGACCACTTGACGACTTATCTCGAGCACCAGTGTTTGGGATGAGATTACTGGCCATATGATATAAGTAGCCTAATCCAACCCCGGAGGATCTAACTAACATATTGTATTGAGAGACATAGCAGAAGTGATCTATCATCCAAGATAGATAAATAATCATCATATGGCGTCTGGTCCTTAAGAAGACTATGTTCATTTAATTGATACAGTTTGCTTCTTGTCTTAGCCTTTGAGCGTACATACGTATCCAACCCGGTATGCAGAGTCACTAGTCTCACGAGCAATCCATTCATTGCCATGACGAGCGGGCACGTGAGTTCCCACGTGCAAAGGCATCCTTCAATCCAACCGTATATTCACCGGGACTACCGTACGAGATCTGGTCCTGTCTCATCGACCTACAACCCCATCCTCGCAAGCCTCTCCTGGCCGCCATCTGTGAACAGCAACACCCCGTTCCAATACCCAACCGCCCAGATCATTGGATACCGCCAATGGAACCACATCGGATGCTCTGACGCGCCAAACCACCCGAAATGTCTATCCAGATTATAACAGAGATAATTGCATGAGCTAAGGACCAGCAAGGCGAGAACCCCCGTGAAGTGCGCCGCCTTGGTGCCGTAGTAGtggtcgacgatgaagacattGATCAGGCCGCCCATTGCGCCGCCCATGCCTAGCGGGCAGAAGACGAGCGTCCAGAGGACTTTATAGACGAGATCGCGCGTGCCGGTCATGACGAAGATGCCCACGGCCAGAAACACGGTTTCGGCGAGCAACGAGGCGAgccagaagagaaggaacgGGCGAATATAGATCTGGCGTCTTTTTTGGGCGGTGCGGATGTCTCCTGGGCCGCTTATTATGGGTTGATAGGTTTGTGGGTTGGCGGCCATAGTGGTGAGATATTTGTGGTTGTGAGATACTAATGGATGGGAGTGATACTTTGGGGGAAGAGCGGTCGACTACATTCACCTTGACGCCAAAAGACGACACCTTTTATAGACTTGTCAACCGTGGGTGCATCCATTGATCTGGCTATAATGGTTTTGCTGAACAATAGCTGGAGTTCCGTTTGGATGTGATGACGACGCAACCGAGGCAAGTATTCTTTTTGATACTGGCATCTGTGAATTAAGATGAGTGATCATTCCGAGTGCCGAGATTCGGTGCCCGCGTTCGACTACGATTCTTTCTCACCTCCAGTTCTCCAGCATGTCCTGCACTGCTCTCATCCTTTCGAATCAGGTATCATCCAAAATAACATCAGACATTTCCCCTACATGAGGAAACAGCACTCAGAAACGTCCCTTTGTCATTTAATCCATGCGAATCCCTTCAAAAGGGGACGAAGTGCAGCCTCCTAGAGTAACCGCCACGAAGCGCTGTCATCAATTAAACGTGTCCAAGCAGCCCATGGCCGGGAGCCAAAAAGCGTAGATAAAAAGAGGTAGATTACTCTTCGTGATACATGTTTGATTTGATTCGGatgaagagagaagaagggggAAAAACACTATGTTGACAAGACATAGCGCCGACGACAGCAGGTCCTCCTGGCGCAAACGGGCGTACCGGGCACGAAACGAGGCACACACCAGGGAGCTACAGCAGCGGTTGCCCGGCTAGAGTCTGCTTTGGAACGGATGTGCCAGGCAATTATCTCGTCCACCGATGTTGTGATTGGGGCTCGAATCCCGACGTCGCATCAGCAGATTGCACACCGTCTTCGGGATACAGTGAAGACATGCCTCCTTTCGGCGATGGATGGGAACGGTTGCCAGGACGACTTTGCTTGCTCGAACCAGTCTGAGCAGTTGCCGAAGCAGTCGCAAGCGCAGGGCGATCATGAGAAGTGGCCCCGGCCGAGTCAGCATGCCGGCCTAGGCGTGCTGCCCCCAGCACGCAACGCACCTTTCGCGCCCCAGTCCATGCCACCTGCAGCCGATGCGACAACAATGAAGGCGGCGCTATTTGCGAACCAGTTGAGATTATATGTCTGTATCAGGGCTTTCTACTGCTCAAGCACCCGTCTGTTCCCCTCGAGGCGTTGAAGCGACCGTTTCGGCTCCTCTTATCAGTTGCCCCGCGAGAAACCATTATCTCATTCTTTTATGCCTGTCTAGGCCCGGTTGAACAATAAGCAGCCAGATCGCTGCAGCGACATTCCATACTTCAGACTAGGCGGCGCAGGCACGCATTACTCTGGGGTGTCcggccagaaccagaccgAGTTGGGTAAAGAGCAAAATTCTCGTGAGATTCGCATTCCCGATACCCTCTCAGCGTTTTCGCCGGAGGTCCAGAAAGACCTTGATGGTGACTGGTTCGATCTGTTCGATCTGGTGGGCTATGTGCGAACACATGGGGTCGCTCTCTCAATGGCGCCACCGGTCGAGGATACCGCGTATCGCAAGGTGAATGCGGTCGATTTCGCAGCAGGCAGGCTGACTTTCCGCGTCCTCTGTCATGCGCGTGGCGGCTATCTGACGATTATTAGCTCTGGTCGAAAGGGAATCTGCCTAGGCCACAGCCCTGGGTTCAAGAGAAGCGATGTCGAAATTGCCATCGACTCTTCATGCTGGAAGTAACCTAGCAACTATTGTCTTCCCCGTTTCCTATGTCCGTGACTCCCGTTCACGACATAGTCTCCTATCCCATTGAAGGATGTAGTGACGTCTTTTTCTGGTCTAGTAGTAGGTAGGTGCAGTGCAATATAGCTAGTAATCACAGCTTTCCCAAATCCGCCTGCAATCTCCCTTTGACATTCCTCGCCGGGTCAACCACCAAGGCCACCTGCGTACTAGTAGCAATGAGCTCCCCGTCCTGATCTAGAATAAGGACCTCCAAGTCTGCGAGGCTCCCACGGACCATCCTCGTCACCACCCGCGAATACAGCCACTCCATCCCACTGGGAGGGAGCCGCGTCTTCAGGTCAATGTCCATTATTACAGGCGGATACCAAAACTGCACCAGTCCCTGGTATGTCGTCGCCCTACCATTGAGATCATCACCGTCGCTCTCTTCGGCAGGCTGCGCTCGTCCCACCCGCACCAGTGGCAAGAAGTCTCATTGCCTCCATCGCCCCCATCCGATCCAACGCCGCAGGAAAGATATCCGCAAGGCACACCAGCGCCATTAGACCACCGCGCGGGCATCCCGCCAGGCGCGAACTGCGTCCACTGTTCAACGACCTGCCCCGCACGCTCCTCAACCGTCTTGGGTAACAATGTCGAGGACGGGCTATATACCTTGAGGTGTTTCACTGCATGCAGCGAGGGAGGTGCCTGGGGGCCAGCTCTCCATTCCCCATCCCTTCCGTCCTTCGCCAGCGCGCTGAAATCAATTGCGCCGCCGTGCAGCGACCCTTGTGGCATCCCCGGCGAGAGATCGGTCCATGGCCCGACTCCTCTGACACGGGGGCTCTCCTCCATATCTGGCGGAGCGAGGGTAATATACGCGAGCACTTTCACCTCAAGCTTGGTTCTATCTCCAGAGCCGACCGCATCGCCCCCATCACGCGTCTGGGACAGCGTGACATGGATCGTGCTAATTCTAGCGCCGAGCTTGAATTCCTTGACTGTCAGGATGGCGGGCCCAGCGACGAACGTTCGCTGGAACGTGATTTGAAACGCGATAGGCTCAGGAGAGCGTATTCGCCCTTGCCTTTGTCCTCGTTTTGGTCCTGCATCTGTAGCGGCGTGTTTTCGGGCGAAATGCGTCGCGGCTGTTCGGAGAGCACGCTGGCCGTGTAGCCGCCGTGAGGGACTACAGGAGGTCAGTTTCCGTGGGTGAGGTGTGTCAGGGGGGAAACGAGAGCTCATACCCTTTCAATGCACTATGCGGGTCAAGATAGGCCGAGTACGTATTCGCGTCGATTTGAATCACGGCAATAGCTGTCTCAAAGATGGATGAGTGGCTTGCAGTTATCGTAGCAGTCATCGTAACAACTCACTAGCACGACGCTCAAAGACGCTCAACGATGACCGGGTTTCGAAGGTCGAAATCTAAGTACTGGGTTACCTGACGTAAAGGTGAGAGTAATATTGTTtatttattctttttttttttatttttgttcttgttttaGTTTTTTATCATCGGCGTGATGACGGATATGTATTTGCGCAGACTGCCGTTCGCCGAGGTTCTTCGGTGATCATTCATTGAGAGAGATCACTAATCTAGAAGGATATCATGTCTCTTTCACAAACTAAATCCCTGATGCAGAATAAGTGAAGGATGTTCGCTCTAACGGTGCTTATGAACTGGAAGGGTCGCCCTGGAAGTACCGTACGTGAGAAAGCAAGCCCTCTCGAGCCCATGCCAACGGTTGCAATTGCAGTCGTTACTATCATCATGTAGGGTTATTCTCCCTCTTGCTTTAGATATATGAAGATATATAAATCACCTGTACTGAATACACACCAACACCGCGCCGAACAAGACATCAATCCTGAGCCTGGCACTATGATACGGCATTGCCTTATGGAAACGCTGCCATGGCGCCTCTCAAGATGGCATGAGGATTGATCCTCTTTGGGTGCCGCCTCAGCATCTCCCTTACCAGCTCTTCCCAATTTGACGCTTTGTACACAGCACTCAAAGTCCAGAGTATACTGGCGCGTTTTTCCCGCATTGAAAAGTCCAT
This sequence is a window from Aspergillus nidulans FGSC A4 chromosome IV. Protein-coding genes within it:
- a CDS encoding uncharacterized protein (transcript_id=CADANIAT00000227), with translation MAANPQTYQPIISGPGDIRTAQKRRQIYIRPFLLFWLASLLAETVFLAVGIFVMTGTRDLVYKVLWTLVFCPLGMGGAMGGLINVFIVDHYYGTKAAHFTGVLALLVLSSCNYLCYNLDRHFGWFGASEHPMWFHWRYPMIWAVGSMRQDQISYGSPGEYTVGLKDAFARGNSRARSSWQ
- a CDS encoding uncharacterized protein (transcript_id=CADANIAT00000228): MSCTALILSNQRRRQQVLLAQTGVPGTKRGTHQGATAAVARLESALERMCQAIISSTDVVIGARIPTSHQQIAHRLRDTVKTCLLSAMDGNGCQDDFACSNQSEQLPKQSQAQGDHEKWPRPSQHAGLGVLPPARNAPFAPQSMPPAADATTMKAALFANQLRLYARLNNKQPDRCSDIPYFRLGGAGTHYSGVSGQNQTELGKEQNSREIRIPDTLSAFSPEVQKDLDGDWFDLFDLVGYVRTHGVALSMAPPVEDTAYRKVNAVDFAAGRLTFRVLCHARGGYLTIISSGRKGICLGHSPGFKRSDVEIAIDSSCWK
- a CDS encoding uncharacterized protein (transcript_id=CADANIAT00000226) encodes the protein MHYSKTATACTINHRPQLPAAASRLAGPDDEFSLSGLANRCHNSKLQVPASICGAPKRKHIVTRPRLANSRQHSPIIILRATHRYEGGEKLGGMQ
- a CDS encoding uncharacterized protein (transcript_id=CADANIAT00000229), with the translated sequence MTATITASHSSIFETAIAVIQIDANTYSAYLDPHSALKGPSRRLHGQRALRTAATHFARKHAATDAGPKRGQRQGRIRSPEPIAFQITFQRTFVAGPAILTVKEFKLGARISTIHVTLSQTRDGGDAVGSGDRTKLEVKVLAYITLAPPDMEESPRVRGVGPWTDLSPGMPQGSLHGGAIDFSALAKDGRDGEWRAGPQAPPSLHAVKHLKVYSPSSTLLPKTVEERAGQVVEQWTQFAPGGMPARWSNGAGVPCGYLSCGVGSDGGDGGNETSCHWCGWDERSLPKRATVMISMFWYPPVIMDIDLKTRLPPSGMEWLYSRVVTRMVRGSLADLEVLILDQDGELIATSTQVALVVDPARNVKGRLQADLGKL